The [Bacillus] selenitireducens MLS10 genome includes a region encoding these proteins:
- the rplD gene encoding 50S ribosomal protein L4 yields MPKVNLYNQTGSQAGDIELNDAVFGIEPNESVVYDAIIMQQASMRQGTHAVKGRSDVRGGGRKPWRQKGTGRARHGTNRSPIWVGGGVVFGPTPRSYAYNMPKKQRRLALKSALSSKVNEDAIYVMEGLSFDAPKTKEMKKVLEALSAGKKVLVVTADYEDNVALSARNLPNVKFVTAEGVNVLDLVNFESLVITQDAVKQVEEVLA; encoded by the coding sequence ATGCCTAAAGTTAATTTGTATAACCAGACTGGCTCACAAGCAGGCGACATCGAACTGAACGATGCCGTTTTCGGAATTGAACCAAACGAAAGTGTTGTATATGATGCAATCATCATGCAGCAAGCATCAATGAGACAAGGTACACACGCCGTTAAAGGACGTTCAGACGTTCGCGGTGGTGGACGAAAGCCTTGGCGTCAAAAAGGAACAGGCCGTGCCCGTCACGGTACGAACCGTTCCCCAATTTGGGTAGGCGGTGGTGTTGTATTCGGACCGACACCGAGAAGCTATGCCTACAACATGCCAAAGAAACAGCGCCGGTTGGCTCTGAAGTCCGCTCTTTCTTCCAAAGTGAACGAAGACGCGATCTACGTCATGGAAGGACTGAGCTTCGACGCTCCAAAGACAAAAGAAATGAAGAAAGTACTTGAAGCATTATCAGCAGGCAAGAAAGTGCTTGTTGTCACTGCAGACTACGAAGACAACGTAGCTCTTTCAGCTCGCAACCTGCCTAATGTGAAATTCGTTACTGCTGAAGGTGTTAATGTTCTTGATCTCGTCAACTTCGAGAGCCTGGTCATTACACAGGATGCTGTTAAACAGGTAGAGGAGGTGCTTGCATAA
- the rpsQ gene encoding 30S ribosomal protein S17, whose protein sequence is MERNNRKSYVGRVTSDKMDKTITVVVETYKMHPLYGKRVRYSKKLKAHDENNTAKKNDVVRIMETKPLSKDKRFRLVEVLEEAVIV, encoded by the coding sequence GTGGAAAGAAATAACCGCAAGTCCTACGTTGGACGAGTAACATCTGACAAGATGGACAAGACGATTACCGTTGTGGTGGAAACATACAAAATGCACCCACTCTACGGCAAGCGTGTCCGATACTCAAAGAAGTTGAAGGCGCATGATGAAAACAATACAGCGAAAAAGAACGACGTGGTCCGCATCATGGAAACAAAGCCGTTGTCAAAAGACAAGCGTTTCCGTCTCGTGGAAGTCTTAGAAGAAGCTGTGATCGTATAA
- the rplV gene encoding 50S ribosomal protein L22, with product MEAKAVAKQVRIAPRKVRLVIDLIRGKEVGEAISILNHTPKKASPVVEKLLNSAIANAEHNYEMEPDNLVVSQAFVDEGVTLKRFRPRAQGRASRINKRTSHITLVLTEKKEG from the coding sequence ATGGAAGCAAAAGCAGTTGCAAAACAAGTGCGTATTGCTCCTCGAAAAGTTCGCCTGGTCATTGATTTGATCCGTGGCAAAGAGGTTGGTGAAGCCATCTCCATCCTGAACCACACACCGAAGAAAGCATCTCCGGTTGTCGAGAAGCTTCTGAATTCCGCCATTGCGAACGCAGAGCACAATTATGAAATGGAACCTGACAATCTCGTTGTCAGTCAAGCATTTGTAGATGAAGGTGTTACACTCAAGCGTTTCCGTCCACGTGCACAGGGACGTGCGAGCCGAATCAACAAACGTACGAGCCATATTACGCTCGTTCTTACAGAAAAGAAGGAGGGATAA
- the rpmC gene encoding 50S ribosomal protein L29 yields MKANDIRNLTTAEIEQKSKSLKEELFNLRFQLATGQLDNPARIREVKRSIARAKTVLRERELGITNE; encoded by the coding sequence ATGAAAGCTAATGATATCCGCAACCTTACCACTGCCGAAATCGAGCAAAAGTCGAAGTCTCTTAAAGAAGAGCTTTTCAACCTTCGCTTTCAGCTTGCAACTGGACAGTTGGACAATCCAGCCCGCATTCGTGAAGTGAAACGATCGATTGCCCGTGCAAAGACAGTCTTACGTGAACGAGAACTAGGAATCACGAACGAATAG
- the tuf gene encoding elongation factor Tu has protein sequence MGKEKFDRSKTHANIGTIGHVDHGKTTLTAAISTVLHKKSGKGSAMAYDQIDGAPEERERGITISTAHVEYETDTRHYAHVDCPGHADYVKNMITGAAQMDGAILVVSAADGPMPQTREHILLSRQVGVPYIVVFLNKVDMVDDEELLELVEMEVRDLLSEYDFPGDDIPVIAGSALKALEGDADYEAKIFELMEAVDAYIPTPERDKDKPFMMPVEDVFSITGRGTVATGRVERGQLNVGDEVDIIGLEDETKKTTVTGVEMFRKLLDYAEAGDNIGALLRGVGRDDINRGQVLAKPGTITPHTKFQAEVYVLSKEEGGRHTPFFTNYRPQFYFRTTDVTGIIHLPDGVEMVMPGDNVEMTVELIAPIAIEEGTKFSIREGGRTVGAGVVASITE, from the coding sequence ATGGGAAAAGAAAAATTTGATCGTTCCAAAACGCATGCTAACATCGGTACAATCGGACACGTTGACCACGGTAAAACTACCCTGACTGCAGCGATCTCCACTGTACTTCACAAGAAATCAGGTAAAGGTTCCGCTATGGCGTATGACCAGATTGACGGCGCGCCGGAAGAGCGTGAGCGTGGAATCACAATCTCAACTGCACACGTTGAGTATGAAACAGACACTCGTCACTATGCACACGTTGACTGCCCAGGACACGCTGACTATGTTAAGAACATGATCACAGGTGCTGCACAGATGGACGGAGCTATCCTTGTTGTATCTGCAGCTGATGGCCCAATGCCACAGACTCGTGAGCACATCCTTCTTTCCCGTCAGGTTGGTGTACCTTACATCGTAGTATTCCTGAACAAAGTCGACATGGTTGACGACGAAGAGCTTCTTGAGCTCGTAGAAATGGAAGTACGCGACCTTCTTTCTGAGTACGACTTCCCGGGCGACGACATTCCTGTAATCGCTGGTTCTGCTCTTAAAGCACTCGAAGGCGACGCTGACTACGAAGCGAAAATCTTCGAACTGATGGAAGCTGTTGACGCGTATATCCCAACACCAGAGCGCGACAAAGACAAGCCGTTCATGATGCCTGTTGAGGACGTATTCTCAATCACTGGCCGTGGTACTGTTGCAACTGGCCGTGTTGAGCGTGGACAGTTAAACGTTGGTGACGAAGTGGACATCATCGGTCTTGAAGACGAAACAAAGAAGACAACTGTAACAGGTGTTGAAATGTTCCGTAAGCTTCTTGACTATGCTGAAGCTGGTGACAACATCGGTGCGCTTCTTCGTGGTGTAGGCCGCGACGACATCAACCGTGGTCAGGTACTTGCTAAGCCAGGTACAATCACACCGCACACGAAGTTCCAGGCTGAAGTATATGTTCTTTCAAAAGAAGAAGGTGGCCGTCACACGCCATTCTTCACAAACTACCGTCCGCAGTTCTACTTCCGTACAACTGACGTAACTGGAATCATTCACCTTCCAGACGGTGTTGAAATGGTAATGCCTGGTGATAACGTTGAAATGACAGTTGAACTCATCGCGCCAATCGCGATCGAGGAAGGTACTAAGTTCTCTATCCGTGAGGGTGGACGTACTGTTGGTGCCGGCGTTGTTGCATCTATCACTGAGTAA
- the rpsS gene encoding 30S ribosomal protein S19, with translation MGRSLKKGPFVDEHLMKKVEAQSENNDKKVIKTWSRRSTIFPQFIGHTIAVYDGRKHVPVYVQEDMVGHKLGEFAPTRTYKGHASDDRKTKR, from the coding sequence ATGGGTCGTAGCTTGAAAAAAGGACCTTTTGTCGATGAGCATCTCATGAAAAAGGTGGAAGCTCAGAGTGAGAACAATGATAAGAAAGTGATCAAGACCTGGTCACGCCGTTCAACGATTTTCCCACAATTCATCGGACACACAATCGCCGTTTATGACGGACGAAAGCACGTGCCGGTTTACGTTCAGGAAGATATGGTTGGTCACAAGCTCGGAGAATTTGCGCCTACCCGAACATACAAAGGCCATGCATCCGACGATAGAAAAACTAAACGCTAA
- the rpsJ gene encoding 30S ribosomal protein S10, translating into MAKQKIRIRLKAYEHRVLDQSAEKIVETAKRSGASVAGPIPLPTEKTVYTVLRAVHKYKDSREQFEMRTHKRLIDIVEPTPQTVDALMRLDLPSGVDIEIKL; encoded by the coding sequence ATGGCAAAGCAAAAGATTCGTATTCGATTAAAGGCGTATGAACACAGAGTACTTGATCAATCAGCAGAGAAGATTGTTGAAACGGCAAAGCGTTCAGGTGCCAGCGTAGCTGGTCCGATTCCGCTTCCAACCGAGAAAACCGTTTATACAGTGCTTCGTGCAGTACACAAGTACAAAGATTCACGTGAGCAGTTCGAAATGCGCACGCACAAGCGTCTGATTGATATCGTAGAGCCGACACCACAAACTGTGGATGCACTCATGCGACTCGATCTGCCATCCGGCGTAGACATTGAAATCAAGCTGTAA
- the rpsC gene encoding 30S ribosomal protein S3: protein MGQKINPNGLRVGVIKGWESKWYAGKDYADLLHEDIRIREFLENRLTEASVSTIEIERAANRVNVTIFTAKPGMVIGKGGSEVEALRKALNDMTGKRVHININEIKRPDLDSKLVAENIARQLENRISFRRAMKQTIQRTMRSGAKGIRTQVSGRLGGADIARSESYSEGTVPLHTLRADIDYGTAEADTTYGKLGIKVWIYKGEVLPTKGTKQEEGGN, encoded by the coding sequence GTGGGTCAGAAAATTAATCCTAACGGACTTCGTGTTGGCGTCATCAAAGGCTGGGAGTCAAAATGGTACGCCGGCAAAGATTATGCAGACCTGCTTCACGAAGACATTCGTATTCGTGAATTCTTGGAAAATCGCTTAACTGAAGCTTCGGTTTCCACAATCGAAATTGAACGTGCTGCGAATCGCGTCAACGTCACGATCTTCACTGCCAAGCCAGGAATGGTGATCGGTAAGGGTGGTTCTGAAGTTGAGGCGCTCCGTAAAGCACTCAATGACATGACTGGAAAGCGAGTTCACATCAACATTAATGAAATCAAACGACCGGATCTTGATTCCAAGCTGGTTGCAGAAAATATCGCCCGTCAACTGGAAAACCGTATTTCATTCCGTCGTGCAATGAAACAGACGATCCAGAGAACTATGCGTTCAGGCGCGAAGGGTATCCGTACACAGGTATCCGGACGTCTTGGTGGAGCGGACATCGCTCGTTCTGAATCATACAGTGAAGGCACTGTACCTTTGCACACACTACGTGCAGATATCGACTACGGCACTGCAGAAGCAGATACAACGTACGGTAAGCTCGGTATTAAAGTGTGGATCTACAAAGGTGAAGTCCTTCCGACGAAAGGAACGAAACAAGAGGAAGGAGGAAACTGA
- the rplC gene encoding 50S ribosomal protein L3 — MTKGILGKKLGMTQIFSENGEQVPVTVIEASPNVVLQKKTAEGEGYEAIQIGYDDKKANRQNSPEKGHAEKAKTAPKRFVKEIRDVNTADYEIGQEIKVDIFAEGDAIDVTGTSKGKGFQGAIKRHNQSRGPMSHGSRYHRRPGSMGPVDPNHVRPGKLLPGQMGGETVTIQNLEVVKVDTERNVILVKGNVPGARKSFVTITSATKA, encoded by the coding sequence ATGACCAAAGGAATCTTAGGAAAGAAATTAGGTATGACCCAGATTTTCTCTGAGAATGGTGAGCAGGTACCGGTAACGGTAATCGAAGCTTCCCCAAACGTTGTTCTTCAGAAGAAGACAGCTGAAGGCGAAGGCTACGAAGCGATCCAGATCGGCTATGACGACAAGAAAGCCAACCGTCAGAACAGCCCGGAGAAAGGTCATGCAGAAAAAGCGAAGACCGCTCCTAAGCGCTTCGTAAAGGAAATCCGTGATGTGAACACAGCGGATTATGAAATTGGTCAGGAGATCAAGGTAGATATTTTTGCGGAGGGAGACGCCATTGACGTCACCGGAACATCGAAGGGTAAAGGTTTCCAGGGTGCCATTAAGCGCCACAACCAGTCCCGCGGACCGATGTCCCACGGTTCCCGTTATCACCGTCGTCCAGGTTCCATGGGTCCTGTTGACCCGAACCACGTACGACCAGGTAAGCTCCTTCCAGGACAAATGGGCGGAGAAACTGTAACCATTCAAAACCTTGAAGTTGTCAAAGTGGATACTGAACGAAACGTAATTCTCGTTAAAGGTAATGTACCGGGTGCGAGAAAGAGCTTCGTCACGATCACTTCAGCAACGAAAGCATAA
- the fusA gene encoding elongation factor G — translation MAREFSLEKTRNIGIMAHIDAGKTTATERILFYSGRIHKIGETHDGGSQMDWMEQEQERGITITSAATTAQWNEHRINIIDTPGHVDFTVEVERSLRVLDGAVAVLDAQSGVEPQTETVWRQATTYGVPRIVFVNKMDKLGADFIYSLGTLEDRLGANAAAVQLPIGAEDDFEGIIDLINMQAYFYLDDLGTRSEAREIPDEYKDQAEEYRDKLMEKVSEFDEDFMMKYLEGEEITTDELKRAIRAATVSVEFYPVFCGSAFKNKGVQLLLDGVIDYLPAPTDVAAITGIDLDTEEEVVRKPGDNEPFSALAFKVATDPFVGKLTFFRVYSGMVNAGSYVKNSTKGKRERMGRILQMHANHREEIPTCFSGDIAAGVGLKDTGTGDTLCGEKENIILESMEFPDPVISLSVEPKSKADQDKMGMALAKLAEEDPTFKTHTDDETGQTIIAGMGELHLDIIVDRMRREFKVDANVGAPQVSYRETLRQAANCEGKFVRQSGGRGQYGHVWIEFMPNDEGAGFEFVDNIVGGVVPREYIGSVEAGVKDALDNGLLAGYPLVDVKARLYDGSYHDVDSNEMAFKVAASMALKEAKKKCNPVLLEPIMKVEVVIPEEYMGDIMGDVTSRRGRVEGMEARGNAQIVKAMVPLSEMFGYATSLRSNTQGRGNYSMHFDHYEEVPKSISEEIIKKQGGE, via the coding sequence ATGGCAAGAGAGTTCTCCTTAGAAAAGACTCGTAATATCGGGATTATGGCTCACATCGATGCTGGTAAGACGACAGCAACGGAGCGTATTCTTTTCTATTCAGGCCGTATCCATAAGATCGGTGAAACTCACGACGGCGGTTCACAAATGGACTGGATGGAGCAGGAGCAGGAGCGTGGAATCACGATTACCTCTGCTGCAACAACAGCTCAGTGGAACGAACACCGTATTAACATTATCGACACACCAGGGCACGTAGACTTCACAGTCGAAGTTGAACGTTCGCTCCGTGTACTCGATGGTGCTGTAGCTGTACTTGATGCCCAGTCCGGTGTTGAGCCACAGACAGAAACCGTTTGGCGTCAGGCGACGACTTACGGCGTGCCGCGTATCGTGTTCGTCAACAAGATGGACAAGCTCGGTGCAGACTTCATCTATTCACTCGGTACCCTTGAGGACCGACTTGGTGCGAACGCTGCGGCTGTTCAACTGCCAATCGGTGCTGAAGATGACTTCGAAGGGATTATTGACCTGATCAACATGCAGGCATACTTCTACCTCGATGATCTCGGAACACGCAGTGAAGCACGTGAAATTCCTGATGAGTACAAGGATCAGGCTGAAGAATACCGTGACAAGCTCATGGAAAAAGTATCCGAATTCGATGAAGACTTCATGATGAAGTATCTCGAAGGGGAAGAAATCACAACGGATGAACTAAAGCGCGCGATCCGTGCTGCGACAGTCAGCGTTGAATTCTACCCGGTCTTCTGCGGTTCCGCGTTCAAGAACAAAGGGGTTCAGCTCCTGCTTGACGGCGTGATCGACTACCTGCCGGCACCAACTGACGTTGCGGCTATCACAGGTATTGACCTCGATACTGAAGAAGAAGTTGTCCGTAAGCCAGGCGATAACGAGCCGTTCTCCGCCCTTGCATTTAAGGTCGCAACGGATCCGTTCGTCGGTAAACTGACATTCTTCCGTGTCTATTCCGGTATGGTTAATGCGGGTTCTTATGTTAAGAACTCAACCAAAGGTAAGCGTGAGCGCATGGGTCGTATCCTGCAGATGCACGCAAACCACCGTGAAGAAATCCCAACATGTTTCTCCGGCGATATCGCTGCGGGTGTTGGTTTGAAAGATACAGGAACAGGTGATACGCTCTGTGGAGAGAAAGAGAATATCATTCTTGAATCCATGGAATTCCCTGATCCGGTTATCTCCCTGTCTGTTGAGCCTAAATCAAAAGCAGACCAGGACAAAATGGGTATGGCACTTGCCAAACTCGCTGAAGAAGATCCGACGTTCAAGACGCACACAGATGATGAAACAGGCCAGACGATCATCGCAGGTATGGGTGAGCTTCACCTTGACATCATCGTTGACCGTATGCGCCGTGAATTCAAAGTGGACGCCAATGTCGGTGCTCCTCAGGTATCGTATCGTGAAACACTTCGTCAAGCAGCAAACTGTGAAGGGAAATTCGTTCGTCAGTCCGGTGGACGCGGTCAGTACGGTCACGTATGGATCGAGTTTATGCCGAATGACGAAGGTGCAGGCTTTGAATTCGTAGACAACATCGTTGGTGGTGTTGTTCCGCGTGAATACATCGGTTCCGTTGAAGCCGGTGTCAAAGACGCACTCGATAACGGACTTCTCGCCGGTTACCCGCTTGTTGACGTGAAAGCGCGTCTTTATGACGGTTCTTACCACGATGTCGATTCCAACGAAATGGCCTTTAAGGTTGCAGCTTCCATGGCGCTTAAAGAAGCGAAGAAGAAGTGTAACCCGGTTCTCCTTGAGCCGATCATGAAGGTCGAAGTTGTTATCCCTGAAGAGTATATGGGTGACATCATGGGTGACGTAACGTCACGCCGTGGACGTGTGGAAGGTATGGAAGCCCGCGGTAACGCTCAAATCGTAAAAGCGATGGTCCCACTTTCCGAGATGTTCGGTTACGCAACGTCCCTGCGTTCAAACACACAGGGTCGCGGTAACTACTCCATGCACTTCGACCACTATGAAGAAGTGCCAAAGAGCATCAGTGAAGAAATCATTAAGAAGCAGGGCGGCGAGTAA
- the rplB gene encoding 50S ribosomal protein L2, translating to MAIKKYKPTTNGRRGMSVLDFQEITTDKPEKSLLAPIHKRGGRNNQGKLTVRHQGGGHKRQYRVIDFKRDKDGIPGRVATIEYDPNRTANIALINYADGEKRYILAAKNMKVGQEIMSGKDADIKMGNALQLKDIPVGTIIHNIELRPGKGGQLVRSAGADAQVLGKEGNYVLVRLRSGETRLILATCRATIGQVGNIEHELVTIGKAGRSRWLGKRPTVRGSVMNPNDHPHGGGEGRAPIGRKSPMSPWGKPTLGYKTRSKNKESNKYIVRRRKK from the coding sequence ATGGCAATTAAAAAGTATAAACCGACCACAAACGGTCGCCGTGGGATGTCGGTCCTTGATTTCCAGGAAATCACGACAGACAAGCCGGAGAAGTCGCTTTTAGCACCGATCCACAAGCGCGGCGGTCGTAACAACCAGGGTAAGCTGACTGTTCGTCACCAGGGTGGTGGACACAAGCGTCAGTACCGTGTTATTGACTTCAAACGTGACAAAGATGGAATTCCAGGCCGCGTTGCCACGATCGAATACGATCCGAACCGGACTGCGAATATCGCCCTCATCAACTATGCAGATGGTGAGAAGCGCTACATCCTTGCAGCGAAAAACATGAAAGTCGGACAGGAAATCATGTCCGGTAAAGATGCCGACATCAAAATGGGTAACGCTCTTCAACTGAAAGACATCCCGGTCGGTACCATCATTCACAACATCGAGCTTCGTCCAGGAAAAGGCGGACAGCTTGTACGATCTGCAGGTGCTGATGCACAGGTCCTTGGTAAAGAGGGCAACTACGTACTCGTAAGGCTCCGTTCCGGCGAAACCCGCCTGATCCTTGCCACTTGCCGCGCTACAATCGGACAGGTTGGAAACATCGAACACGAACTCGTTACCATTGGTAAAGCAGGACGTTCACGCTGGTTAGGCAAGCGCCCAACTGTACGCGGTTCTGTTATGAACCCGAACGATCACCCACACGGTGGTGGTGAAGGTCGCGCACCAATCGGACGTAAATCACCAATGTCACCATGGGGTAAACCGACCCTTGGTTACAAGACACGTTCAAAGAATAAAGAATCGAACAAATATATTGTACGTCGTCGCAAAAAATAA
- the rplX gene encoding 50S ribosomal protein L24 has translation MHVKKGDNVKVISGKDKGKEGKILEAYPSQSRVLVEGVNMVKKHAKPSQANPQGGILTQEAAIHVSNVMPIDPKTGEPTRVGYKEENGKKVRIAKKSGESLDN, from the coding sequence TTGCATGTCAAAAAAGGAGACAACGTTAAAGTCATCTCCGGTAAAGACAAAGGCAAAGAAGGTAAAATCCTTGAAGCATATCCAAGCCAGTCCCGTGTACTGGTTGAAGGAGTCAATATGGTTAAGAAGCATGCCAAACCGTCCCAGGCGAATCCGCAAGGCGGAATCCTGACGCAGGAAGCTGCTATTCACGTCTCAAACGTGATGCCTATCGACCCGAAAACAGGTGAACCGACCCGAGTTGGATACAAGGAAGAGAATGGTAAGAAAGTAAGAATCGCAAAGAAATCCGGCGAATCCCTCGATAACTGA
- the rplP gene encoding 50S ribosomal protein L16: protein MLMPKRVKFRREHRGKMRGRAKGGKEIAFGEYGLQALEASWITNRQIESARIAMTRYMKRGGKVWIKIFPDKPYTSKPLEVRMGSGKGAPEGWVAVVKPGKIMFEIAGVSEEVAREALRLASHKLPVRTKFVKREEVGGDANES, encoded by the coding sequence ATGCTAATGCCTAAACGTGTTAAATTCCGTCGAGAGCACCGCGGTAAGATGCGCGGACGTGCGAAAGGCGGGAAAGAGATAGCTTTTGGTGAATACGGTTTGCAGGCACTTGAAGCAAGCTGGATCACAAACCGCCAGATCGAGTCTGCGCGTATCGCAATGACCCGTTACATGAAACGTGGCGGTAAAGTATGGATTAAGATCTTCCCAGACAAGCCATATACATCTAAACCTCTAGAGGTTCGAATGGGTTCCGGTAAGGGTGCACCTGAAGGATGGGTGGCTGTTGTCAAGCCAGGGAAAATCATGTTTGAAATCGCCGGGGTATCTGAAGAAGTCGCGCGCGAAGCGCTCCGTCTTGCTTCACACAAGCTGCCGGTCAGAACAAAATTTGTAAAACGCGAAGAAGTGGGTGGTGACGCAAATGAAAGCTAA
- the rplN gene encoding 50S ribosomal protein L14: protein MIQQESRLKVADNSGAREVQCIKVLGGTGRKTANIGDVIVCSVKQATPGGVVKKGEVVRAVIVRSKSGMRRKDGSYIRFDENAAVIVRPDKGPRGTRIFGPVARELRDNQFMKIVSLAPEVL from the coding sequence ATGATTCAACAGGAAAGCCGTTTAAAAGTAGCAGACAACTCAGGTGCGCGTGAAGTACAGTGCATTAAGGTACTCGGAGGAACTGGACGAAAGACTGCCAACATTGGTGACGTAATCGTCTGTTCAGTAAAACAAGCAACACCTGGTGGCGTTGTCAAGAAGGGTGAAGTTGTACGTGCGGTAATCGTACGTTCAAAGAGCGGTATGCGCCGTAAAGACGGTTCTTACATCCGTTTTGACGAAAACGCTGCTGTCATTGTACGTCCTGACAAAGGACCTCGAGGAACTCGTATTTTCGGACCGGTTGCACGTGAACTTCGTGATAACCAGTTTATGAAGATCGTTTCACTAGCTCCTGAAGTACTTTAA
- a CDS encoding 50S ribosomal protein L7ae-like protein, whose amino-acid sequence MSYEKVAQATNKVIGTKQTVKALEHQQVKELIVAEDADRHVLDKALQIASDSQVGISWVDSMKKLGKACGIDVGAAIVAIKK is encoded by the coding sequence ATGTCTTATGAAAAAGTAGCCCAGGCAACAAACAAAGTCATAGGCACTAAACAAACAGTTAAAGCACTGGAACATCAACAGGTTAAAGAGCTCATTGTTGCAGAAGACGCCGATCGTCATGTACTCGACAAAGCACTGCAGATTGCCTCTGATTCTCAGGTTGGCATCTCGTGGGTCGATTCCATGAAGAAGCTTGGCAAAGCCTGCGGGATTGACGTTGGCGCAGCAATTGTAGCCATTAAAAAGTAA
- the rpsG gene encoding 30S ribosomal protein S7 has product MPRKGPVARRDVLADPIYNSKLVTRLINRIMVHGKRGKAQTILYNAFDLVRERTGNDPQEVFEQALKNIMPVLEVKARRVGGANYQVPIEVKPDRRTTLGLRWLVSYARLRGEKTMEERLANEIMDAANNTGAAVKKREDTHKMAEANKAFAHYRW; this is encoded by the coding sequence ATGCCACGTAAAGGACCTGTAGCACGCAGAGACGTGCTCGCTGACCCGATTTACAACTCGAAACTGGTAACCCGCTTAATCAACCGCATCATGGTGCATGGTAAGCGCGGTAAAGCCCAGACGATTCTTTATAATGCATTTGATCTCGTTCGTGAACGTACCGGGAATGATCCTCAGGAAGTTTTCGAACAGGCACTCAAGAACATTATGCCGGTACTGGAGGTAAAAGCACGCCGTGTAGGTGGTGCAAACTACCAGGTACCGATCGAAGTAAAGCCGGACCGCCGTACAACTCTCGGTTTGAGATGGCTCGTAAGCTATGCACGTCTCCGCGGTGAGAAGACCATGGAAGAGCGTCTTGCTAACGAAATCATGGATGCAGCCAACAACACGGGTGCAGCCGTTAAGAAACGCGAAGATACACACAAAATGGCGGAAGCAAACAAAGCGTTTGCCCACTACCGCTGGTAA
- the rpsL gene encoding 30S ribosomal protein S12, with protein MPTINQLVRKGRKSKVKSPDSPALNKGYNSFKKHQTDEDSPQKRGVCTRVGTMTPKKPNSALRKYARVRLTNQIEVTAYIPGIGHNLQEHSVVLIRGGRVKDLPGVRYHIVRGSLDTAGVEGRMQSRSKYGTKRPKK; from the coding sequence ATGCCTACTATTAATCAGCTTGTACGAAAAGGCCGTAAGTCAAAGGTGAAATCACCTGACTCCCCAGCTTTGAACAAAGGCTACAACAGCTTCAAGAAACACCAGACAGATGAGGATTCTCCTCAAAAGCGCGGTGTTTGTACGCGTGTCGGTACAATGACACCGAAGAAGCCGAACTCAGCCCTTCGTAAGTATGCTCGTGTTCGCTTGACGAACCAGATTGAGGTAACTGCTTATATCCCGGGTATCGGACACAACCTGCAAGAGCACAGTGTTGTCCTGATCCGCGGTGGTCGTGTAAAAGACTTACCGGGGGTACGTTATCACATCGTTCGCGGAAGCTTGGACACTGCCGGTGTTGAAGGCCGTATGCAGAGCCGTTCAAAATACGGAACAAAGCGTCCTAAGAAATAA
- the rplW gene encoding 50S ribosomal protein L23 translates to MATARDIIKRPIITERSADLMVDKKYTFEVNPRANKVQIRNAVEEIFGVTVTNVNTMNYKGKFKRFGRYSGYTRKRKKAIVELSADSKELEFFEGV, encoded by the coding sequence ATGGCAACAGCCCGTGACATCATTAAGCGCCCGATTATCACCGAACGATCTGCGGATCTGATGGTGGACAAGAAGTACACATTCGAAGTGAACCCGCGTGCCAACAAGGTACAAATCCGCAATGCGGTTGAGGAAATCTTCGGCGTGACTGTAACCAATGTCAACACAATGAACTACAAAGGAAAATTCAAGCGTTTCGGCCGTTACTCAGGCTATACACGCAAGCGCAAAAAAGCCATTGTTGAATTATCCGCTGACAGCAAAGAACTCGAGTTCTTTGAAGGCGTATAA